One window of Atribacter laminatus genomic DNA carries:
- a CDS encoding dihydroorotase, which translates to MNKLLIKNGTVILPQKDRTIEADVLIDDGVIVQIEPGINDGKAEVINASGCLVGPGFINIHVHFREPGEEKKEDLLSGSRAAIKGGFTSVLCMPNTRPPIDSPLVISYLLSRAREIGLVNVFLTAAISLGLEGKAMTDVGLLKNAGAIALSDDGKCVKDSLLLYRLMTYSKYFHMPIILHEEDTDIAGEGQVNEGKMAFKMGYRSLPKVAEDSIIARDLVLAHSTEALVHFTHLSTAMSVKLIEWFQGQGVKVSSDVTPHHLLLDDQSILQYGNQAKVKPPLRDQTDIVALKEGIQRGVIKILASDHAPHTHEDKEGDFNEAAFGISNLEIAVPLYAKALIEDGIINWLDFWKLLSFNPAQFLGLIKKGSLETGMDADITILDPDTHHEVKVNEFVSKGRNCPFDGWQLKGWPVATIVNGKIMMRPS; encoded by the coding sequence ATGAATAAGCTCTTGATAAAAAATGGAACTGTAATTCTTCCCCAAAAGGATCGGACCATAGAAGCCGATGTATTAATAGATGATGGTGTCATCGTTCAAATTGAACCGGGGATAAATGACGGAAAGGCAGAAGTGATAAATGCCAGTGGATGTTTAGTAGGTCCGGGTTTTATTAATATTCACGTTCATTTTCGCGAACCCGGGGAAGAAAAGAAAGAAGATCTTTTATCTGGATCTCGAGCAGCGATTAAGGGTGGATTTACCTCAGTACTATGTATGCCTAATACACGTCCTCCTATCGATTCTCCCTTAGTGATTTCCTATCTTCTCAGCCGAGCTCGTGAAATTGGCTTGGTCAATGTTTTTCTGACTGCCGCAATCAGTCTGGGACTAGAAGGAAAAGCCATGACCGACGTAGGGCTTTTGAAGAATGCCGGAGCAATAGCATTAAGCGACGATGGAAAATGCGTCAAAGACAGCCTGTTGCTTTATCGGCTCATGACCTATTCAAAATATTTTCATATGCCTATTATTCTGCACGAAGAAGATACTGATATTGCTGGAGAGGGTCAAGTCAATGAGGGAAAAATGGCGTTTAAAATGGGATACCGGTCTTTACCAAAAGTTGCCGAAGACTCGATCATAGCCAGAGATTTAGTCCTTGCCCATTCGACTGAGGCACTTGTTCATTTTACCCATTTATCAACGGCAATGAGTGTCAAGTTAATTGAATGGTTTCAAGGCCAAGGAGTTAAGGTGAGTTCCGATGTCACTCCACATCACCTTCTTCTTGATGATCAAAGCATTCTCCAATATGGGAATCAAGCCAAAGTAAAACCACCCCTTCGGGATCAAACCGATATTGTTGCTTTAAAAGAAGGAATTCAGCGAGGAGTTATTAAAATTTTAGCATCAGATCATGCTCCGCATACCCATGAGGACAAAGAAGGTGATTTTAATGAAGCTGCATTTGGTATTTCCAACTTGGAAATTGCAGTCCCACTCTATGCGAAGGCGTTGATTGAAGATGGAATCATCAACTGGCTTGATTTTTGGAAACTGCTTAGCTTCAATCCGGCTCAATTTTTAGGATTAATAAAAAAAGGTAGTTTAGAAACTGGCATGGATGCTGATATAACCATACTTGATCCGGATACCCATCATGAGGTCAAGGTAAATGAATTTGTCTCAAAAGGAA
- a CDS encoding aspartate carbamoyltransferase catalytic subunit has protein sequence MEWKHKHLLGIDQLSGEEIKILLEKGNQYRNWLEQSPKKLTRLSGYYLINLFFEASTRTRVSFEMAGKLLGMEVVNFTNELSSLNKGESFRDTVRTLARMKADALVIRHRSSGIPLYISQFLPFHIINAGDGMREHPTQALLDLLTMKRDGIDFTRNTVAIIGDILHSRVARSLSIGLKKLGSQIIFSGPPTLIPKGIEVLEGQVIYPVEEAIRQANVVYLLRIQKERQEAGFFPSTKEYSHFFGLKENLKNTNNGRWKKIMHPGPVNRGLEIDSSLVEKESSLIEEQVSCGLAIRMAVLETLILGG, from the coding sequence GTGGAATGGAAACATAAACACTTATTAGGGATTGATCAATTAAGTGGTGAAGAAATCAAAATCCTTCTTGAGAAAGGAAATCAATACCGAAATTGGTTAGAGCAATCACCAAAAAAGTTAACTCGATTGTCTGGTTATTATCTTATCAACCTGTTTTTTGAAGCGAGCACTCGAACACGGGTATCTTTCGAAATGGCCGGAAAACTTTTAGGGATGGAGGTTGTAAACTTTACCAATGAATTGAGCAGTTTAAATAAGGGTGAGAGCTTCCGTGATACTGTGCGGACTCTGGCACGGATGAAAGCCGATGCTTTGGTTATTCGCCATCGATCTAGTGGGATTCCACTCTATATTTCACAATTTCTGCCCTTTCATATAATCAATGCCGGTGATGGCATGAGGGAACATCCTACTCAAGCCCTTCTTGATTTACTCACTATGAAAAGAGATGGAATAGATTTTACCCGAAATACGGTAGCCATTATTGGAGACATTCTGCATAGTCGGGTTGCCCGTTCGCTAAGCATAGGACTCAAAAAATTAGGAAGTCAGATCATTTTTTCTGGTCCACCAACCCTCATTCCAAAAGGCATCGAGGTGTTAGAGGGTCAGGTTATTTATCCGGTTGAGGAGGCGATCCGACAAGCTAATGTAGTTTACTTGCTTCGCATCCAGAAAGAACGTCAGGAAGCGGGATTTTTCCCTAGCACAAAAGAATATTCACACTTCTTTGGTCTGAAAGAAAATCTAAAAAATACTAATAATGGTCGTTGGAAAAAAATCATGCATCCTGGTCCGGTAAATCGGGGATTAGAAATTGATTCATCTCTGGTTGAAAAGGAAAGTTCTCTGATTGAAGAACAGGTTAGCTGTGGATTAGCCATCCGCATGGCAGTTTTAGAAACTCTTATCTTGGGGGGATGA